One window of Puntigrus tetrazona isolate hp1 chromosome 14, ASM1883169v1, whole genome shotgun sequence genomic DNA carries:
- the magt1 gene encoding magnesium transporter protein 1, with protein MFNKLLIVAFLAVSLYGAPSDGQKKKETLLSEKVSQMMEWASKRAVIRLNGEKFRRLIRAPPRNYSVVIMFTALQPQRQCGVCKQADEEYQILANSWRYSSAFTNRIFFAMVDFDEGSDVFQMLNMNSAPTFINFPAKGKPKRADTYELQVRGFAAEQLARWVADRTDVHIRVIRPPNYAGPLMLGLLLAFIGSLAYLRRNNLEFLFNKNVWAFSALCFVLIMTSGQMWNHIRGPPYAHKNPNTGQVSYIHGSSQAQFVAETHIVLLFNAAVTLGMVLLHEAATSDLDVGKRKIMCVAGIGLVVLFFSWLLSIFRAKYHGYPYSFLFG; from the exons atgtttaataaactTTTGATAGTCGCTTTCCTCGCTGTTAGTTTATACGGCGCGCCGTCAGATGGACAGAAAAAGAAGGAG ACCCTGCTGTCAGAGAAGGTCAGTCAGATGATGGAGTGGGCCAGTAAGCGTGCTGTGATCCGGCTGAACGGAGAGAAGTTCAGGAGGTTGATCCGAGCGCCTCCTCGAAACTACTCGGTCGTCATCATGTTCACAGCGCTGCAGCCTCAGAGACAGTGTGGAGTCTGCAA ACAGGCAGATGAAGAGTACCAGATCCTTGCGAACTCTTGGCGCTATTCGAGTGCATTTACTAACAGGATCTTCTTCGCGATGGTGGATTTCGATGAGGGCTCGGATGTCTTTCAGATG CTCAACATGAACTCGGCTCCGACGTTCATCAACTTCCCGGCTAAAGGCAAGCCCAAGCGAGCGGACACGTACGAGCTGCAGGTCCGAGGCTTTGCGGCCGAGCAGCTGGCTCGATGGGTGGCCGACCGGACGGATGTGCAT ATCCGGGTGATCAGGCCTCCGAACTACGCCGGGCCGCTGATGCTGGGCTTGCTGCTGGCCTTCATCGGCAGCCTGGCTTACCTGCGCCGCAATAACCTGGAGTTCCTCTTCAATAAGAACGTCTGGGCTTTCTCTGCGCTG TGCTTTGTTTTGATCATGACTTCAGGTCAAATGTGGAACCACATCCGAGGACCTCCGTACGCTCACAAGAACCCAAACACCGGCCAGGTG AGTTACATCCACGGCAGCAGTCAGGCTCAGTTTGTGGCAGAGACTCACATTGTTCTTCTCTTCA ATGCTGCCGTGACTTTAGGCATGGTGCTGCTTCACGAGGCTGCGACCTCTGACCTGGACGTCGGGAAGAGGAAAA TCATGTGTGTAGCAGGAATCGGGCTGGTGGTGCTGTTCTTCAGTTGGCTGCTCTCCATCTTTAGGGCCAAATATCACGGATATCCTTACAG CTTCCTGTTTGGTTAA